In the genome of Pangasianodon hypophthalmus isolate fPanHyp1 chromosome 23, fPanHyp1.pri, whole genome shotgun sequence, one region contains:
- the LOC113536325 gene encoding interleukin-6-like, translating to MPSLLPYPGLFLLALLPLASLGLYSGDTDFYETSGSQLQNEAHAPDHKWLSIARQMRRDIASVRDEQLKRDFADTSSEFASVRIQTPLLSSSDGCLPSDFTAHKCLRRIYNGLRVYQAYLPYVERENLTAAHMVDIKVGITRLLHLIKETVKVNDDKVHPSSLNELPDDSTWTRKTVTHSILHNFADFMTDTSRAINYMKNIKVGR from the exons ATGCCCTCTCTGCTGCCCT atcCTGGCTTGTTTCTGCTCGCACTGCTTCCCTTGGCCTCGCTCGGACTCTATAGCGGAGACACGGATTTCTACGAAACATCTGGAAGCCAGCTGCAGAATGAGGCGCACGCGCCGGACCACAAGTGGCTTTCCATCGCCAGACAGATGCGGAGAGACATCGCGAGCGTCCGCGACGAGCAG TTGAAAAGGGACTTCGCAGACACAAGCAGCGAGTTCGCCAGTGTGAGGATCCAGACGCCGCTCCTCAGCTCCTCAGACGGGTGTCTGCCCTCCGACTTCACCGCG cataAATGTCTGCGGCGGATCTACAATGGTTTGCGGGTGTACCAAGCTTACCTGCCCTATGTAGAGCGAGAGAACTTGACTGCAGCTCACATGGTGGATATTAAAGTCGGGATCACCAGATTGTTGCATTTAATCAAAGAAACAGTAAAA GTAAATGATGATAAAGTTCATCCATCCTCCTTGAATGAGTTACCCGATGATTCGACGTGGACACGGAAGACAGTCACACACTCCATTCTGCACAACTTCGCAGACTTCATGACTGATACGAGCAGGGCGATTAATTACATGAAGAACATAAAAGTAGGAAGATGA
- the tomm7 gene encoding mitochondrial import receptor subunit TOM7 homolog gives MPKLSKETKQRLQQVFQCGQFIIRWGFIPTVLYLGFKRGADPGMPEPTVLSLLWG, from the exons ATGCCCAAGCTGAGCAAAGAGACGAAGCAGCGACTTCAGCAGGTCTTCCAGTGCGGACAGTTCATTATTCGGTGGGGTTTTATCCCCACTGTTCTTTACCTAG GGTTCAAGCGTGGAGCAGATCCTGGAATGCCAGAACCCACAGTTCTAAG TTTGCTTTGGGGATGA
- the hycc1 gene encoding hyccin yields MLAMDQGVVEEWLSEFKTLPETAISSYAASLKEKASLVPALYKVIRENYSDLLEPVCHQLFEFYRSGEARLQRFTLQFLPELVWSYLSVSAGRNLHHSGCIEALLLGIYNLEIVDKDGQSKVLSFTVPSLSKPSVYHEPSAIGSMALTEGALANHGLSRVVYSGPHLQRETFTAQNRFEVLTFLLLCYNAALSYVNSSSLQSLCQLSSRVCICGYPRQQVRRYKGINSRMIVTSEFLVQLITGIHFALCNGEPDLGSKALDDVLYRAQLELYPEVLLLGNAIKSSLRGAALKSNKEGTRSIQVEITPTSSRISRNAVTSLSIRGHRWKRHDAVDLGSPEELMEISEVDEGICTQAAVKEGSPPIIVVSSTNVTPSIGKTAGKGLRRLTGSRSSKDKEREKEKEGEVSRKQSCGRAMSENLELLSLKRLTLTSSQSVPKGGALSLSRTASAAFSRSFEQVSNALGVANRASSPASNHSPKENRHSACSLQEEAYVDHLSPANVSLQLSPDV; encoded by the exons cTCTTAGAGCCGGTATGTCACCAGCTGTTTGAGTTCTACCGGAGCGGAGAGGCTCGTCTTCAGCGCTTCACCCTGCAGTTCCTGCCTGAGCTGGTGTGGAGTTACCTGTCAGTGAGCGCCGGCCGGAACCTTCACCACAGCGGCTGCATCGAGGCTCTTCTGCTCGGCATCTACAACCTG gaAATAGTTGATAAAGATGGTCAAAGCAAAGTGTTATCCTTCACTGTCCCCTCCTTATCCAAACCATCAGTGTACCATGAG CCTTCTGCCATCGGCTCCATGGCCCTCACCGAAGGAGCTCTAGCCAATCACGGGCTTAGTCGAGTTGTTTACAGTGGACCGCACCTCCAGAGAGAGACGTTCACAGCACAGAACAG GTTTGAAGTGCTGACGTTCCTGCTGCTTTGCTACAATGCTGCTCTGAGCTACGTGAACAGTTCTTCCCTCCAGTCTCTGTGTCAGCTCAGCTCcag AGTGTGTATCTGTGGCTATCCGAGGCAGCAGGTTCGGCGGTATAAAGGCATCAACAGCAGGATGATTGTGACGTCAGAGTTCCTGGTCCAGCTGATCACGGGCATTCACTTTGCTCT GTGTAACGGAGAGCCTGATTTGGGCTCCAAAGCTCTGGATGACGTTCTGTATCGAGCTCAGTTGGAGCTTTACCCAGAAGTCTTGCTG ttGGGAAACGCTATCAAGTCGTCACTCCGTGGTGCTGCTCTGAAGTCCAATAAGGAAGGCACGCGGTCCATCCAGGTCGAGATCACACCTACTTCCTCACGGATCTCCAGAAACGCCGTCACCAGTCTCTCCATCCGCGGCCACCGCTGGAAACGGCACG ATGCAGTGGATCTGGGTTCCCCGGAAGAGCTGATGGAGATCTCGGAGGTGGACGAGGGCATCTGCACACAGGCCGCCGTGAAGGAGGGCAGCCCCCCGATCATCGTGGTGAGCAGCACCAACGTCACGCCAAGCATCGGGAAAACAGCTGGCAAGGGCCTGCGGCGCCTTACGGGCAGCAGATCCAGcaaggacaaagaaagagagaaggagaaagaggggGAGGTCTCACGCAAGCAGTCGTGCGGCCGGGCCATGAGCGAGAACTTGGAGCTGCTCTCGCTCAAGCGCCTCACGCTCACCTCCAGCCAATCAGTGCCTAAAGGGGGTGCGCTGAGCCTCTCGCGCACGGCCAGCGCCGCCTTCTCTCGCTCCTTTGAGCAGGTCAGCAACGCGCTGGGCGTGGCCAACCGGGCATCAAGCCCCGCCTCTAATCACAGCCCCAAGGAGAACAGGCACTCGGCCTGCAGCCTGCAAGAGGAAGCCTACGTAGATCACCTGAGCCCAGCTAACGTCAGCCTGCAGCTCAGCCCAGACGTGTGA